From Arcticibacter tournemirensis, one genomic window encodes:
- a CDS encoding LruC domain-containing protein — MKRILLLAALGGILSVTSCKKDNSTPSTEPLKMEDLIVKEGFDWSTTKAIKFNIGITDTRFANAEHSISIYDGDPANGGNIVSTGKASLIRAFIEKINFPSAVKDVYVVKTSPDGSTITEKVAINNTEVSIAFGQQKSSSSISSVSGKSSFSVSVDNAACPAGSTEINSNMNSWSSVPAGQTHCVTGDVRIEGLNIYGTLRIYGNVRSENLSVYGGGKIIIVNGGTFTGKIFQNASNAYVENNGEINTLAYDDFFTGGEFVNNGTLKTKRFSVNTSSKFINAGEVNALGAVAIGGRNCENKGTFIIGGNFSINSDATNFINSGTITVTGDMAVNGTGGINHHKIDVTGTFYLNSNSSSYINNCMILAGNEFHANAIMNNYGYIKAKVKSFLNSNGKLKMYSGAMFSTKDLAINSTIEGDGNASLVKVTGAHTVQYNMAKTSNGAVFLDLYSNPSAKADVYIGVSGCNPEGYGVPPISYTKSVNYDNGGSTLIFEDNWPSKGDFDLNDIVISYKYLITKNSSNKAIKLEATYTLLASGADYKNGFGVELPTLFSNAVLSDKSNASIALEQGQEKAVVILFENAREVQQNWNTVVGNARSASVTYSFTITFNNPVSLADNPFDLNPFVFKKGTTVGRNEIHLPDYRGTSFAGTILGNGDNSASRYYLTKDKGLPWAVNVPVASFKYPVETMDISLAYPLIKDWAKTGGVEADKWYNNGNQEKCFPVAE; from the coding sequence ATGAAAAGAATTTTACTTTTAGCCGCTTTAGGAGGTATCCTTAGTGTTACATCCTGTAAAAAAGATAATTCCACTCCGTCAACTGAACCTCTGAAGATGGAGGACCTCATCGTTAAAGAGGGATTTGACTGGTCAACAACTAAGGCAATAAAATTTAATATCGGCATAACCGATACCCGGTTTGCAAATGCAGAGCATAGCATCTCTATTTACGACGGTGATCCGGCAAATGGGGGCAATATTGTTTCTACCGGTAAAGCGTCTCTAATCAGGGCGTTCATAGAGAAAATCAATTTTCCATCGGCAGTTAAAGATGTTTACGTTGTAAAAACATCGCCTGATGGTTCGACTATTACTGAAAAAGTAGCAATCAATAATACCGAAGTTTCGATAGCTTTTGGTCAGCAAAAAAGCAGTTCTTCTATATCGTCAGTTTCGGGCAAGAGCAGCTTCTCTGTCAGCGTCGACAATGCAGCATGTCCGGCTGGATCCACGGAAATAAATTCAAACATGAACAGTTGGTCAAGCGTGCCAGCAGGCCAAACACATTGTGTTACCGGAGATGTAAGGATTGAGGGATTGAACATATACGGAACCTTGAGGATCTATGGTAATGTAAGGAGCGAAAACCTTTCGGTTTATGGAGGTGGTAAAATCATAATTGTTAATGGCGGAACCTTCACCGGGAAAATCTTTCAGAACGCATCCAATGCTTATGTTGAAAATAATGGTGAAATTAATACTTTGGCTTACGACGATTTTTTCACAGGTGGTGAATTTGTAAACAACGGAACACTTAAAACCAAGAGATTTTCTGTTAATACATCGTCAAAATTTATAAATGCGGGAGAAGTTAACGCTTTAGGTGCAGTTGCAATAGGTGGGCGTAACTGCGAAAATAAGGGCACATTTATTATAGGGGGTAATTTTAGTATTAATTCAGACGCGACAAACTTTATAAATTCAGGTACAATCACAGTTACTGGGGATATGGCGGTGAATGGCACCGGAGGCATAAATCATCATAAGATCGATGTAACCGGTACTTTTTACCTTAACAGTAATTCAAGCAGCTATATCAATAACTGTATGATATTAGCAGGGAATGAGTTTCATGCGAATGCGATAATGAATAATTATGGCTATATAAAAGCGAAGGTAAAGTCGTTTTTAAATAGCAATGGTAAGCTGAAAATGTACAGTGGGGCAATGTTCAGCACTAAGGATTTAGCCATCAATTCGACTATTGAAGGAGACGGTAATGCGTCACTGGTAAAGGTTACAGGTGCTCATACAGTTCAATATAACATGGCAAAAACTAGTAACGGTGCGGTGTTTCTTGACCTGTATAGTAATCCTTCAGCAAAGGCTGATGTTTATATAGGTGTTTCAGGATGTAATCCGGAAGGATACGGAGTCCCGCCCATTTCTTATACTAAGTCAGTAAATTACGATAACGGAGGTTCTACTTTGATTTTCGAAGATAACTGGCCGTCAAAAGGCGACTTCGACTTAAATGATATTGTAATTTCCTATAAATATCTCATCACCAAAAATAGCAGCAATAAGGCAATTAAGCTTGAAGCCACTTATACGTTACTTGCGTCAGGCGCAGATTATAAGAATGGCTTTGGCGTGGAGCTGCCAACATTATTTTCAAATGCAGTATTAAGTGATAAAAGCAATGCGAGTATTGCTTTGGAGCAAGGGCAGGAGAAAGCGGTAGTTATACTCTTTGAAAACGCCCGTGAAGTACAGCAGAACTGGAACACTGTTGTGGGAAATGCACGATCTGCTTCTGTGACCTATTCTTTCACAATAACTTTTAATAATCCGGTATCCCTGGCAGACAATCCGTTCGATCTTAATCCTTTTGTATTCAAAAAGGGTACAACAGTAGGAAGAAATGAAATCCACTTACCCGACTACAGAGGCACTTCTTTTGCCGGTACTATTCTGGGAAATGGAGATAACTCGGCATCAAGGTATTATCTTACTAAAGATAAAGGGCTTCCCTGGGCTGTGAACGTCCCTGTTGCAAGTTTCAAATATCCGGTAGAAACAATGGATATTTCGCTGGCTTACCCTCTTATCAAAGACTGGGCTAAAACAGGAGGTGTAGAAGCTGACAAGTGGTATAATAATGGAAACCAGGAAAAGTGCTTTCCTGTAGCTGAGTAA
- a CDS encoding LruC domain-containing protein encodes MKRYLLIAGVLGLFTVSSCKRSEVAEPKITNLDNIVVPEGFTWENSREVTFSIGISDTRFQDAIHRIAIYDGDPSAGGAMIAGGAASLVSSFNVKVSLASVINTVYVVKAAPDGSEVIEKVELNGNNVSLSIGAQSITRTLVASNVLPRLMSSGSQSAVSSSQDCSTGCTTTITTSTQVNSNNDNEVVCITGSNITVSLNINGGTVRICGSNVLVSDANLNNTSKLIIAPSASVTFNNLSINGSSSSFENYGTVTVNGSFSPGGITSNNGTLTVKNDFNLNSGSTFTNSGILNIAMSMNVNTSNVSLNTGKIITGGDFKLNGGSRFINNCSLWIKNQFHNNSEMKNYGLIKVDNETVINGGSVTALYNGAMLKTVNMMMNGMVTGSGSTSLIKVSARTVINGGAGATGAIQYCDQNGIETNYGSFSNGAAQGCSLYIPVTACNSEGNGVAPVKDSDGDGAADAIDAYPDDALRAFNNYYPSNSASAASTLAFEDRWPLKGDYDLNDIIISYRYNIITNAQNNVVQVSATYNLHATGGTYQNGFGVEFPLNRSDVGTLTGGTLEAGQTKAVVILFNNSRNEQNSWNTRPEEALAAVKTYTVNFNVQSRPPLSSFGLGSYNPFIWHSNLGRGYETHLAGKTPTSLANAALFGTGDDRTGSGKYYVTEKGHPWAVDVPQSSFNYPIEGVDISRAYPNFVKWAGSGGVSYTDWFSNTAQGYRDNSLLFLK; translated from the coding sequence ATGAAGAGATACTTACTAATTGCCGGTGTGCTGGGTTTATTTACAGTGTCCTCCTGTAAAAGATCTGAAGTCGCTGAACCAAAAATTACTAATCTTGACAACATTGTTGTGCCTGAAGGCTTTACCTGGGAGAACTCGAGGGAGGTAACCTTTAGTATTGGTATTTCTGATACAAGATTTCAGGATGCGATTCACCGCATAGCGATATACGATGGCGATCCATCTGCAGGGGGAGCGATGATTGCAGGCGGTGCGGCCTCTCTTGTCAGTTCTTTTAACGTCAAAGTTTCTCTTGCATCCGTTATCAATACCGTCTATGTTGTAAAAGCTGCTCCTGATGGCTCGGAGGTCATAGAAAAGGTGGAACTGAATGGAAACAACGTGTCTTTATCCATAGGGGCTCAAAGTATTACCCGTACGTTGGTGGCAAGTAACGTTTTGCCCAGACTTATGAGTTCAGGTAGCCAGTCGGCTGTTTCCTCATCCCAGGACTGCAGTACTGGTTGTACGACTACTATAACTACCAGTACTCAGGTTAATTCGAATAACGATAATGAGGTAGTTTGTATTACCGGAAGCAATATTACTGTTTCGCTAAACATAAATGGTGGAACGGTGAGGATTTGCGGATCGAATGTACTCGTTTCTGACGCCAATTTAAATAACACCTCCAAATTGATCATCGCGCCGTCTGCCTCCGTCACATTTAACAATTTAAGCATTAACGGCTCGTCTTCTTCGTTTGAGAACTATGGAACAGTTACGGTAAATGGCTCATTTTCTCCTGGAGGGATTACCAGCAATAATGGAACATTGACTGTGAAAAATGATTTTAATTTGAATAGCGGGTCAACATTCACCAACAGCGGTATTTTAAACATCGCGATGAGTATGAATGTGAATACAAGCAATGTTTCTCTCAATACCGGAAAGATTATAACAGGTGGGGACTTTAAATTAAACGGCGGCAGCCGTTTTATAAACAATTGTTCGCTATGGATTAAAAATCAGTTTCATAATAATTCGGAAATGAAAAATTATGGGCTGATAAAGGTTGATAACGAAACAGTTATTAACGGAGGGTCGGTTACTGCTCTGTATAACGGTGCTATGCTCAAGACGGTCAATATGATGATGAATGGTATGGTAACCGGAAGCGGATCAACGTCGCTTATAAAAGTTTCAGCACGTACGGTAATAAACGGTGGTGCTGGAGCCACGGGTGCAATTCAGTATTGCGACCAGAATGGAATTGAAACAAATTACGGTTCTTTTTCTAATGGCGCTGCTCAGGGCTGTAGTCTTTATATTCCTGTTACCGCCTGTAATTCTGAAGGAAATGGAGTTGCTCCTGTTAAGGATAGCGATGGCGACGGTGCGGCTGATGCGATCGACGCTTATCCGGACGATGCGTTAAGGGCTTTCAATAATTATTATCCCTCCAATTCGGCCAGTGCTGCTTCTACACTTGCTTTTGAAGACAGATGGCCTTTAAAGGGCGACTACGACCTGAATGATATCATAATCTCTTATCGCTACAATATTATAACCAATGCGCAGAATAATGTGGTTCAGGTAAGCGCCACTTATAACCTGCACGCTACAGGAGGTACATACCAAAATGGTTTTGGGGTTGAATTCCCTTTAAACCGCTCAGATGTCGGCACATTAACCGGAGGAACACTTGAAGCCGGACAGACGAAGGCGGTGGTAATTCTTTTTAATAATTCCAGAAACGAACAAAACTCCTGGAATACCAGGCCGGAGGAGGCGCTCGCAGCAGTTAAAACGTATACGGTTAATTTTAATGTTCAAAGTCGCCCGCCACTTAGTAGTTTTGGACTAGGCTCCTACAATCCTTTTATCTGGCATAGCAACCTTGGCCGGGGGTATGAAACTCACCTCGCCGGAAAAACACCAACCTCTCTCGCCAACGCGGCGTTATTTGGTACCGGCGACGACCGTACCGGATCAGGGAAATACTATGTAACCGAAAAAGGTCATCCATGGGCTGTCGATGTTCCGCAGTCATCCTTTAACTACCCGATAGAGGGAGTTGATATCTCAAGGGCCTATCCTAACTTTGTAAAGTGGGCCGGATCGGGAGGTGTAAGCTATACTGATTGGTTCAGCAATACCGCACAAGGGTATCGCGATAACAGCTTGCTGTTCCTGAAATAG
- a CDS encoding PorP/SprF family type IX secretion system membrane protein: MMRVIFKAKKIFIISAVLLTSLKTEAQDHIYSQFFNAPVYLNPALNGEFKGSFRMNMIYRNQWSSISGDLNYMSTSIDYQLPNIGGAVGLMFNSSSEGTAYLKKNNIAGIYSYSVGTEGFTASFGLQAGITNRKLDFSKLIFSDQLDPRLGFEGGASAAESPYNDNKYYFDAGSGVNFVIGNAMIGASMMHLNKPDESFTGSKVYTPIRTAVHASYRYALDPSDPYNEDDTFLIPSVVYYKQAEATSVSAGMQFKYRGVNAGAWFRSNGKGQSDSFVFSLIFDIFTNSYKNQKLRIGVSHDATTNKLNYSNTSGTSELSIGFETGEAKDKGYNSLKCYDFY, translated from the coding sequence ATGATGCGAGTGATTTTTAAAGCAAAGAAAATATTCATTATTTCAGCAGTTCTTTTAACCAGCCTGAAAACAGAGGCCCAGGATCATATTTATTCCCAGTTTTTTAATGCCCCCGTATATCTCAATCCTGCCCTGAATGGCGAATTTAAGGGATCCTTCAGAATGAACATGATTTACCGAAATCAGTGGAGCTCCATTTCGGGCGACCTTAATTATATGAGTACCTCAATTGATTATCAGCTTCCAAACATAGGAGGCGCCGTAGGGCTTATGTTTAACAGCTCATCTGAAGGAACCGCGTACCTGAAAAAGAACAATATAGCAGGCATTTATTCCTATAGTGTCGGAACTGAGGGTTTTACTGCATCTTTTGGACTGCAGGCTGGTATTACCAACAGAAAGCTTGATTTCAGTAAACTAATATTCTCTGATCAGCTAGATCCAAGACTCGGCTTTGAGGGAGGAGCGTCTGCAGCAGAGAGTCCTTATAACGATAACAAATATTATTTTGACGCCGGTAGCGGTGTTAATTTTGTAATAGGAAATGCTATGATAGGAGCTTCTATGATGCACCTGAATAAACCGGATGAATCTTTTACAGGAAGTAAGGTTTATACTCCTATCCGTACCGCGGTACACGCAAGTTACCGGTATGCACTAGACCCTTCCGACCCTTATAATGAAGATGACACCTTTCTGATCCCCTCCGTTGTTTACTATAAACAAGCAGAAGCAACGTCCGTGAGCGCAGGAATGCAATTTAAATATAGAGGTGTAAACGCAGGTGCATGGTTCAGGTCAAATGGAAAAGGACAGAGCGACTCCTTCGTCTTCTCGCTGATATTCGACATTTTCACAAATAGCTACAAAAATCAAAAGCTTCGTATTGGCGTGAGCCACGACGCCACTACCAATAAATTAAACTATTCAAATACCAGCGGTACTTCCGAATTAAGCATTGGCTTCGAAACCGGAGAGGCAAAAGATAAAGGCTATAATAGTCTTAAATGCTACGATTTTTATTAA
- a CDS encoding porin family protein, translating into MKKIALLAAGFLIGSAAFAQTSSVSPVKWGLKAGVSLPKYHFTDTDGDDLESEANTNFHVTGYADIPVSNGFSFQPGISLQGKGGKQTYNALNGEVKDNSLYIEIPVNLVGKLPLGATGTNLYLGAGPYAAFAVSGERKVSGNLGEAFAEGTRDLSYGDDASENDLKRGDFGVNFIGGIQLNSGFNVGAGYGLGLSDLRPGGEGGNGKVTNRVLSFSVGYSF; encoded by the coding sequence ATGAAAAAAATAGCTCTACTTGCAGCCGGATTCCTGATAGGAAGTGCTGCTTTTGCTCAAACAAGCTCTGTGTCTCCTGTAAAATGGGGATTAAAAGCAGGTGTTAGCCTACCCAAATACCATTTCACCGATACAGATGGTGATGATTTGGAATCAGAAGCAAATACCAATTTCCATGTTACTGGTTATGCTGATATACCCGTTTCAAACGGATTTAGTTTTCAGCCAGGTATCTCCCTGCAAGGAAAGGGAGGCAAACAGACTTATAATGCGCTGAATGGCGAAGTAAAAGACAACTCGCTCTACATCGAGATTCCGGTGAACCTTGTTGGTAAGTTACCATTAGGCGCAACGGGCACCAACCTTTATCTGGGAGCAGGTCCCTACGCCGCCTTTGCTGTGTCGGGCGAACGGAAAGTGTCAGGTAATCTCGGTGAGGCGTTTGCCGAGGGCACCCGTGATCTTTCCTATGGCGATGATGCGAGCGAAAACGATTTAAAACGTGGTGACTTTGGTGTAAACTTTATTGGAGGTATCCAATTGAACAGCGGATTTAATGTTGGCGCCGGTTATGGCCTTGGATTATCCGACCTGCGTCCGGGAGGTGAAGGAGGAAACGGAAAAGTAACAAACCGTGTCCTGTCGTTCTCTGTCGGTTATTCTTTTTAA